In one window of Longimicrobiaceae bacterium DNA:
- the leuS gene encoding leucine--tRNA ligase, which yields MTDHPETATYSPAEVERKWQARWAERGVNSYTDEELRERGRNGRPFYNLMMFPYPSAEGLHVGNIYAFTGADIYGRYKRLCGYDVFEPIGFDAFGIHSENFALKVGTHPMELIPQNIERFTRQLKRVGFMYDWNHTVDTTSPEYYRWTQWLFLQLFKAGLAVKKEAPVNWCPSCNTVLANEQVIGGACERCGTPVEMRNLSQWFFRITEYAPRLLDNLSWIDWSETTRKAQENWIGRSEGARIRFPLARPRVAEDRHQPAQLHPERPVIEVFTTRPDTIFGATYMVLAPEHPLVDRITTPDCEEAVRGYRSRAASMDLVTRKKTDKEKTGVDTGAKAVNPATGEEIPVWIADYVLMEYGTGAIMAVPGHDERDFEFASKFGLPIRRVIAAEGETADTPLEEAYVGPGTLVNSGRFDGLDWKDGARAIVEELGRQGLAEPQVNYRLHDWCISRQRYWGPPIPILYCDACGIVPVPEDELPVQLPYVEDYRPDASGISPLARHSEWYLTECPSCGGKARRETDVSDTFLDSAWYFLRYPSASNDALPFDPELTRMWLPVHSYIGGNEHAVLHLLYARFVTMALKDLGLIDFEEPFQRFRAHGLIIKDGAKMSKSRGNVVVPDEYIERFGADTFRTYLMFLGPYQEGGDFREAGITGPHGFLNRLWDSVLGAEE from the coding sequence ATGACCGATCATCCGGAGACGGCTACCTATTCGCCCGCGGAAGTCGAGCGGAAGTGGCAGGCGCGCTGGGCCGAGCGCGGGGTCAACAGCTACACCGACGAGGAGCTCCGCGAACGGGGGAGGAACGGGCGGCCGTTCTACAACCTGATGATGTTCCCCTACCCGTCGGCTGAAGGCCTGCACGTGGGGAACATCTACGCCTTCACGGGCGCGGACATCTACGGCCGGTACAAGCGGCTGTGCGGGTACGACGTCTTCGAGCCGATCGGTTTCGATGCCTTCGGCATCCACTCGGAGAACTTTGCCCTCAAGGTCGGCACCCACCCGATGGAGCTGATCCCGCAGAACATCGAGCGGTTCACGCGCCAGCTGAAGCGGGTCGGCTTCATGTACGACTGGAACCACACGGTCGACACGACCAGCCCGGAGTACTACCGCTGGACGCAGTGGCTCTTCCTGCAGCTCTTCAAGGCGGGGCTGGCGGTGAAGAAGGAGGCGCCGGTGAACTGGTGCCCCTCCTGCAACACCGTGCTGGCTAACGAGCAGGTGATCGGCGGCGCCTGCGAGCGGTGCGGCACCCCGGTGGAGATGCGGAACCTGTCGCAGTGGTTCTTCCGCATCACCGAGTACGCCCCACGGCTGCTCGACAACCTGTCCTGGATCGACTGGTCGGAGACCACCCGTAAGGCGCAGGAGAACTGGATCGGTCGCAGCGAGGGGGCGCGAATCCGCTTCCCCCTGGCGCGACCCCGGGTGGCCGAGGATCGGCACCAACCGGCGCAGCTCCATCCCGAGCGGCCGGTCATCGAGGTGTTCACCACGCGGCCGGACACGATCTTCGGCGCCACCTACATGGTCCTGGCTCCGGAGCACCCGCTGGTCGACCGGATCACCACCCCGGATTGCGAAGAAGCCGTGAGGGGGTACCGCAGCCGGGCTGCCTCCATGGATCTGGTGACCCGGAAGAAGACGGACAAGGAGAAGACTGGTGTAGACACCGGCGCCAAGGCGGTGAATCCCGCGACGGGGGAGGAGATCCCGGTCTGGATCGCCGACTACGTGCTGATGGAGTACGGGACGGGCGCCATCATGGCAGTCCCGGGGCACGACGAGCGCGACTTCGAGTTCGCAAGCAAGTTCGGCCTGCCGATCCGCCGCGTGATCGCGGCGGAGGGGGAGACGGCGGATACGCCGCTCGAGGAAGCGTACGTCGGGCCGGGCACGCTGGTGAACTCCGGTCGCTTCGATGGCCTGGATTGGAAGGACGGGGCCCGGGCGATCGTGGAGGAGCTGGGTCGTCAGGGGCTGGCCGAACCGCAGGTGAATTACCGGCTCCACGACTGGTGCATCTCACGTCAGCGGTACTGGGGGCCGCCGATCCCCATCCTCTACTGCGACGCCTGCGGCATCGTACCGGTACCGGAAGACGAGCTGCCGGTGCAGCTCCCCTATGTCGAGGATTACCGGCCCGACGCGTCCGGGATCTCGCCGCTCGCGCGCCACAGTGAGTGGTATCTAACGGAGTGCCCCTCGTGTGGGGGTAAAGCGCGACGGGAGACCGACGTCTCGGACACGTTCCTGGATTCGGCCTGGTACTTCCTGCGCTACCCGTCCGCGAGCAACGACGCGCTGCCATTCGACCCGGAGCTCACCCGGATGTGGCTGCCGGTGCACAGCTACATCGGAGGGAACGAGCACGCCGTGCTGCACCTGCTCTACGCGCGCTTCGTCACCATGGCGCTGAAGGACCTCGGTCTGATCGACTTCGAGGAGCCGTTCCAGCGCTTCCGCGCCCACGGCCTGATCATCAAGGACGGGGCTAAGATGTCGAAGTCGCGCGGGAACGTCGTGGTCCCCGACGAGTACATCGAAAGGTTCGGGGCAGACACCTTCCGGACCTACCTGATGTTCCTGGGCCCCTACCAGGAGGGAGGGGACTTCCGCGAGGCGGGCATCACCGGGCCGCACGGCTTCCTGAATCGACTGTGGGATTCGGTGCTGGGCGCGGAGGAG
- a CDS encoding aminopeptidase, giving the protein MKSEARTAGSGGPFATAGTPFRRALWRYSTALLLVGLCTFAGCSPFYVLRAGYEEAKILSRRQSIAKLVRDTTTPPETREKLRLVLAARQFAVDSLGLDAGDSYTTFSRLDSDTLALIISAAYRDRFEPYTWWFPIVGHVPYKGYFSERKAREAIRNLERKGLDTYLRPTSAFSTLGWFNDPLVSPLLRYDSVTLAGTVIHELTHNTMYVPGQAAFNESLAEFVGSRGAVAFFCARMGTEAPECTEARAAWRDQLVYGEFLDRLVTELDSLYNRSDIGTPEKLARREEIFERAREKFRTEVRPRLTLLSYESFLRIPLNNATLLSRRLYYHRLDLFEELYRRMGGDLRRTLEVILASARERRDDPYAAVERLIRSMDPPASDSADSSASDGTDPYATGGADSPASDNSDGLAGDSSDPPANEGGDP; this is encoded by the coding sequence ATGAAATCTGAAGCGAGGACAGCGGGTTCTGGCGGGCCGTTCGCGACCGCGGGAACGCCGTTCCGCCGAGCCCTCTGGCGGTATAGCACGGCGCTACTGCTGGTGGGGTTATGCACCTTCGCCGGCTGCTCGCCGTTCTACGTGCTGCGCGCGGGGTACGAGGAGGCGAAGATCCTCAGCCGCCGACAGTCGATCGCGAAGCTGGTCCGCGACACCACCACACCCCCCGAAACGCGCGAGAAGCTCCGCCTGGTGCTCGCGGCGCGTCAATTCGCGGTAGATTCGCTCGGGCTCGACGCGGGGGACAGCTACACCACCTTCTCCCGACTCGACTCCGACACCCTCGCGCTGATCATCTCCGCCGCCTACCGCGACCGTTTTGAGCCGTACACCTGGTGGTTCCCCATCGTCGGGCACGTTCCGTACAAGGGGTACTTCAGCGAACGCAAGGCCCGTGAGGCGATTCGCAACCTGGAACGGAAGGGGTTGGATACCTACCTCCGTCCGACCTCCGCTTTCAGTACGCTGGGGTGGTTCAACGATCCCCTGGTCTCACCGCTGCTCCGCTACGACTCGGTGACCCTTGCCGGGACCGTGATCCACGAGCTGACTCACAACACGATGTACGTGCCGGGTCAGGCCGCCTTCAACGAGAGCCTGGCAGAATTCGTGGGCAGCCGCGGGGCGGTGGCTTTCTTCTGCGCGAGGATGGGGACGGAGGCCCCGGAGTGTACTGAGGCGCGCGCGGCCTGGCGGGACCAGCTCGTATACGGGGAGTTCCTGGACCGGCTGGTGACGGAGCTCGATTCCCTCTACAACCGGTCGGATATCGGGACGCCGGAGAAGCTCGCCCGGCGCGAGGAGATCTTCGAGCGTGCGCGAGAGAAGTTCCGGACCGAGGTACGCCCGCGCCTGACTCTGCTCAGCTACGAGAGCTTCCTGCGCATCCCGCTCAACAACGCCACGCTACTCTCACGCCGGCTATATTATCACCGCCTCGACCTCTTCGAGGAGCTCTACCGGCGGATGGGAGGCGACCTTCGCCGCACTCTCGAGGTCATCCTGGCCTCCGCTCGGGAACGGCGGGACGACCCCTACGCCGCGGTTGAGCGGCTGATACGGTCGATGGATCCGCCCGCCAGCGATAGTGCGGATTCGTCTGCGAGCGACGGTACGGATCCATACGCGACTGGTGGTGCGGATTCGCCCGCCAGCGACAATTCAGACGGACTCGCCGGCGACAGTTCGGATCCACCCGCAAATGAGGGCGGAGACCCCTAG
- a CDS encoding diguanylate cyclase, which produces MARKYQNATPSGHTILVIDDSPDIVQSCRSLLEAEGHRVLTATDGPSGIALAEREHPHLILVDFFMPGMTGEEVVRAIRSRDRLVQIILQTGYSGEKPARMMLRQLDIQGYHDKGAGAEQLLLWVDSALKAYRSALSTEKHRLGLQYILDITPDLHRLQPVDELLQGLLWQVEGLVGAENCFLATYSSPELARVAATAAKTESLEGFVALADRDEQRTQMEIRVGTGRFRPGISTESLPEPERRLVREAMETGRISFSGGVSVLPLRLGSQMLGAIFIDRRPDYERDRELLEIFATQAASALQSALLYGENTMLYDLATKDPTSGVFLRGYAMQQFQQQLKRSYRNSLPLSVLMMDLDKFKPINDTYGHLAGDRALHVVGQLLSRSVRETDCVARYGGDEFIAILPDTPAEGAEIVARRVMAAVNGALVRTERGTFTVHMSVGAATLLPMNDGPRYNLLQPDVLDRVSGELIARADAALYVRKGTGELAEVAQITWDEAVLDCAA; this is translated from the coding sequence ATGGCGCGAAAATATCAGAACGCCACTCCCAGCGGCCATACCATCCTGGTGATCGATGACAGCCCGGACATCGTGCAATCGTGCCGGTCGCTGCTCGAGGCCGAGGGCCACCGCGTTCTCACCGCCACGGACGGGCCATCGGGAATCGCCCTGGCGGAGCGCGAGCATCCCCACCTCATCCTCGTCGACTTCTTCATGCCGGGAATGACCGGGGAGGAAGTGGTACGTGCGATCCGCTCCCGCGACCGCCTCGTCCAGATCATCCTGCAGACGGGGTACTCCGGAGAGAAGCCGGCGCGCATGATGCTCCGCCAGCTGGATATCCAGGGATATCACGACAAGGGCGCGGGGGCGGAGCAGCTTCTGCTCTGGGTGGATTCCGCGCTCAAAGCCTATCGTAGCGCTCTTTCTACGGAGAAGCACCGGCTGGGGCTCCAGTACATCCTGGACATCACCCCGGACCTCCATCGCCTGCAGCCGGTCGACGAGCTCCTGCAGGGGCTTCTCTGGCAGGTGGAAGGGCTGGTGGGCGCCGAAAACTGCTTCCTCGCCACCTACTCCTCCCCGGAGCTGGCCAGGGTCGCGGCTACGGCCGCCAAGACGGAGTCGCTCGAGGGCTTCGTGGCGCTCGCCGATCGGGATGAGCAGCGGACGCAGATGGAGATTCGGGTGGGCACCGGCCGCTTTCGGCCGGGAATCTCGACCGAGTCGCTGCCGGAGCCGGAACGCAGGCTCGTGCGAGAGGCGATGGAGACGGGACGGATCAGCTTCAGCGGTGGCGTGAGCGTGCTCCCGCTGCGCCTCGGCTCCCAGATGCTGGGGGCGATCTTCATCGACCGCCGCCCGGACTACGAGCGGGATCGCGAGCTGCTGGAGATCTTCGCCACCCAGGCCGCCTCTGCGCTGCAGAGTGCCTTGCTGTACGGCGAGAACACGATGCTGTACGACCTGGCGACCAAGGACCCCACCTCGGGCGTCTTCCTGCGGGGGTACGCGATGCAGCAGTTCCAGCAGCAGCTCAAGCGGAGCTACCGCAACAGCCTGCCGCTGTCGGTCCTGATGATGGACCTGGACAAGTTCAAGCCCATCAACGACACGTACGGCCACCTCGCGGGTGACCGGGCCCTGCACGTCGTGGGGCAGCTATTGAGCCGCTCCGTCCGGGAAACCGACTGCGTGGCCCGCTATGGCGGCGACGAGTTCATCGCCATCCTGCCCGACACGCCAGCCGAGGGCGCCGAAATCGTCGCGCGGCGGGTCATGGCCGCGGTCAACGGCGCGCTGGTGCGGACGGAGCGCGGGACCTTTACGGTGCACATGAGCGTGGGCGCCGCCACCCTGCTGCCGATGAACGACGGGCCCAGGTACAATCTGCTGCAGCCCGACGTGCTCGACCGGGTCTCGGGCGAGCTGATCGCCCGAGCGGACGCGGCGCTGTACGTGAGGAAGGGGACCGGAGAGCTCGCCGAAGTGGCCCAGATCACCTGGGACGAGGCGGTGCTGGACTGCGCGGCCTGA
- a CDS encoding MarR family transcriptional regulator translates to MSDAAVMFHTAMAAKLGLGPSDWKTLGLLERYGPQTAGELAERSGLARPSVTGILDRLERGGWLRRERDPEDGRRVVVRLDEAAARSFIGAYFEGLARRLEGLYARYDDSELELLLEFMREVARRQTEATAELEGLPE, encoded by the coding sequence ATGAGCGATGCGGCCGTGATGTTTCACACGGCGATGGCAGCGAAGCTCGGTCTGGGTCCGAGTGACTGGAAGACCTTGGGCCTGCTGGAGCGTTACGGTCCGCAGACCGCGGGGGAGCTGGCGGAGCGGTCGGGGCTCGCCCGGCCGTCGGTCACCGGGATCCTGGACCGGCTGGAGCGAGGCGGGTGGCTGCGGCGGGAGCGGGATCCTGAAGACGGGAGACGGGTGGTGGTCCGTCTGGACGAAGCCGCGGCGCGATCCTTTATCGGCGCCTACTTCGAAGGGCTGGCTCGGCGCCTCGAGGGGCTGTACGCCCGCTACGACGACAGCGAGCTAGAGTTGTTGCTGGAGTTCATGCGGGAGGTGGCTCGCCGGCAGACCGAGGCGACGGCCGAGCTGGAGGGCTTGCCCGAATAG
- a CDS encoding FAD-dependent monooxygenase: MRAIVIGGGIGGPVAAAALRQAGLEAEVFEAAEGPAETEGLFLTIAVNGLRVLRQLDLLDPLLRADLIPTPTLEFISSNGKRLGAVSAGWLDGEVPSPTLMRGTLQKVLADQATGRGIEIHYGRRLVDYREKPDGVVARFADGSVVEGDLLVGADGIRSRVRAVMDPSAPAPSYTGLLNLGGIVRSSGLAPTPHTMRMMWGRFAFFGYTVRPDGEAWWFANASRDREPARGELDAISTDAWKAQLRELFGRDAAFVLELIEATPHIGAFPIHDMPSLSTWHSKRVVLLGDAAHAVSPSAGQGASMALEDALMLAHALRRHGRIDDALAAYEAARRPRAERVVASGRRRGAYKAPKSWLALKTRDLIMPAALRLFAREGAMSWVHDYRIDWAGPGELAPAAASSTTSTRFHPRTELTR; the protein is encoded by the coding sequence ATGCGAGCGATCGTGATTGGAGGCGGCATAGGCGGGCCGGTGGCGGCGGCGGCCCTGCGGCAGGCGGGGCTCGAGGCGGAGGTCTTTGAAGCGGCGGAGGGACCCGCGGAGACGGAGGGGCTCTTCCTCACCATCGCCGTGAACGGCCTGCGCGTGCTGCGGCAACTGGATCTTCTCGATCCCCTGCTGCGGGCGGATTTGATTCCCACGCCCACCCTCGAGTTCATCAGCTCGAACGGGAAGCGCCTGGGAGCAGTCTCTGCCGGGTGGCTCGACGGTGAAGTGCCGAGCCCCACGCTGATGCGCGGCACCCTTCAGAAGGTACTCGCCGACCAGGCGACCGGCCGCGGAATCGAGATCCACTACGGCCGCAGGCTGGTGGATTACCGCGAGAAGCCGGATGGAGTGGTCGCACGCTTCGCCGACGGTAGCGTAGTGGAGGGCGATCTCCTGGTCGGCGCTGACGGGATTCGCAGCCGAGTGCGGGCAGTCATGGATCCCTCTGCGCCCGCTCCGAGCTACACCGGGCTGCTGAACCTGGGAGGCATCGTGCGGAGCTCGGGTCTCGCACCCACGCCGCACACGATGCGGATGATGTGGGGGAGATTCGCCTTCTTCGGCTACACGGTTCGTCCCGACGGCGAGGCCTGGTGGTTCGCCAACGCCAGCCGTGATAGGGAACCCGCCCGCGGCGAGCTGGACGCAATCTCGACGGACGCCTGGAAGGCCCAGCTGCGTGAGCTCTTCGGTAGGGATGCGGCGTTCGTGCTCGAGCTGATCGAGGCGACCCCGCACATCGGGGCCTTCCCCATCCACGACATGCCGAGCCTGTCCACCTGGCACAGCAAGCGGGTCGTGTTGCTGGGAGACGCCGCGCACGCGGTCTCGCCGAGCGCGGGGCAGGGAGCCTCGATGGCGCTGGAGGACGCCCTGATGCTTGCTCACGCCCTGCGCCGCCACGGCAGGATCGACGATGCGCTGGCGGCGTACGAGGCCGCGCGCAGGCCGCGCGCCGAGCGCGTTGTGGCTAGCGGCCGCCGCCGTGGGGCCTACAAGGCGCCGAAGTCCTGGCTTGCCTTGAAGACGCGCGACCTCATCATGCCCGCGGCGCTGCGGCTGTTCGCGCGCGAAGGGGCGATGTCGTGGGTCCACGACTACCGCATCGACTGGGCGGGTCCAGGCGAGTTGGCGCCGGCGGCGGCGTCCAGCACCACCTCCACGCGGTTCCACCCGCGGACCGAATTGACACGGTAG
- the pabB gene encoding aminodeoxychorismate synthase component I, with product MKQQQREPYARFDAFHAGGRGWELSRPLGVIEAWRSTEVEPALRALENVVAGGAYAGGFVTYEAASAIDPKLTTRPARTDLPLLWFGLFGERREVRPPSPSAATLSAVEPPWTASLASDEYARRVARVREWIAAGDTYQVNLTFQLQGTAPEGGSDFDLYATLGHAQRAAYCALLRLPGVSVLSISPELFFRWSGDELELRPMKGTCRRGRWPAEDRRLAEALRRSGKERAENLMIVDLLRNDAGRVAEFGSVQVTRLFEVESYPTVHQLTTTIRARTRPDLTLYDLFRALFPSGSVTGAPKVRTMEIIAELEGTPRGVYTGAVGFVTPEEVVFNVPIRTLLMFEGGRLEMGVGSGITYDSTPAAEYAECLQKAAFTTHRIPPFSLLETLLYDPASGYRLLEQHLDRLAASAAYFGYPFDPAEARAALAAATEGQPDPRRVRLLLSSEGSLSVESSPFAPQPEPLFARIAAEPVRSDDVFLFHKTTLREPYERRLSERPGFDEVLMVNERGELTEFANGNLVVQLEDEHWTPPLRCGLLPGVMRRALLEEGSVRERILRPEELERATAIYRVNSVRGWNRVEVVLDAAAGANSPGPAQSMR from the coding sequence ATGAAGCAGCAACAGAGGGAGCCATACGCGCGCTTCGACGCCTTTCATGCAGGTGGGCGCGGATGGGAGCTGTCGAGACCCCTGGGGGTGATCGAGGCGTGGCGGTCCACGGAGGTGGAGCCCGCCCTGCGCGCGTTGGAGAACGTGGTAGCGGGGGGAGCCTACGCGGGAGGGTTCGTGACCTACGAGGCAGCCTCCGCGATCGATCCAAAGCTCACGACGCGGCCCGCGCGGACCGATCTGCCCCTGCTCTGGTTCGGCCTTTTCGGTGAGCGCCGCGAGGTGAGGCCGCCGTCGCCTTCTGCAGCGACCCTCTCCGCCGTAGAACCACCCTGGACGGCGAGCCTGGCGAGCGATGAATACGCGCGGAGAGTCGCGCGCGTCCGAGAGTGGATCGCGGCGGGCGATACCTACCAGGTGAACCTCACCTTCCAGCTGCAGGGCACGGCGCCCGAAGGGGGCTCCGATTTCGATCTGTACGCCACCCTTGGACACGCTCAACGGGCCGCCTATTGCGCCCTGCTGCGGCTCCCCGGCGTCTCGGTCCTCTCCATCTCGCCGGAGCTCTTCTTCCGCTGGTCGGGGGATGAGCTGGAGCTGCGACCGATGAAGGGCACCTGCCGGCGTGGTCGCTGGCCGGCCGAGGACCGCAGGTTGGCGGAAGCGCTCCGTCGCTCCGGGAAGGAGCGGGCGGAGAACCTCATGATCGTGGACCTGCTACGCAACGACGCCGGCCGGGTAGCGGAGTTCGGCTCGGTGCAGGTGACCCGCCTCTTCGAGGTCGAATCCTATCCGACGGTTCACCAGCTCACCACGACGATTCGGGCCCGCACTCGTCCCGACCTCACGCTGTACGACCTCTTCCGGGCGCTGTTCCCCAGCGGCTCCGTGACCGGAGCACCCAAGGTGCGGACCATGGAGATCATCGCAGAGTTGGAAGGCACTCCGCGCGGGGTGTACACGGGCGCGGTGGGATTCGTGACGCCGGAGGAGGTCGTCTTCAACGTGCCGATCCGCACGCTGCTGATGTTCGAGGGCGGTCGGCTCGAAATGGGGGTGGGGAGCGGCATCACCTACGATTCGACGCCCGCCGCGGAGTACGCGGAGTGCCTCCAGAAGGCCGCGTTCACCACCCACCGCATCCCCCCATTCTCCCTGCTCGAGACGCTGCTATACGATCCGGCGAGCGGGTATCGTCTGCTGGAGCAGCACCTGGACCGCCTGGCCGCCTCCGCCGCCTACTTCGGTTACCCCTTCGACCCGGCAGAAGCGCGGGCGGCTCTGGCTGCGGCGACGGAGGGGCAGCCGGATCCCCGCCGGGTGCGGCTGCTCCTCTCGTCGGAAGGGTCATTGTCGGTGGAGAGCTCTCCCTTCGCTCCACAGCCAGAGCCGCTCTTCGCACGCATCGCGGCCGAGCCGGTTCGCAGCGACGACGTATTCCTCTTCCACAAGACGACCCTGCGTGAGCCGTACGAGCGTCGTCTCTCGGAGCGGCCGGGATTCGACGAGGTGCTGATGGTCAACGAGCGCGGTGAGCTCACCGAGTTCGCCAACGGCAACCTGGTCGTCCAGCTCGAGGACGAGCACTGGACTCCGCCGCTTCGTTGTGGGTTGCTCCCCGGGGTGATGCGTCGCGCGCTGCTGGAGGAGGGCAGCGTTCGCGAGAGGATCCTACGCCCCGAGGAGCTGGAGCGCGCTACCGCCATCTACCGTGTCAATTCGGTCCGCGGGTGGAACCGCGTGGAGGTGGTGCTGGACGCCGCCGCCGGCGCCAACTCGCCTGGACCCGCCCAGTCGATGCGGTAG
- a CDS encoding GAF domain-containing protein, with protein sequence MHAIESFRERIGDWSDGYGVAAEATAFLADQLASPTVHIYRIEPIANELVLLGRSGNGERRGEAVGMRRRAGTGVLARALAQKSTQKVLNSYVEADFVSSLPGQTRSEVAVPVISGEVVVGLVHLVYEGGARPQGEDVDLAEMVAVQLVPVLEGAGADAVRGREGIITYASRLASLLASSEDLPTALQLVAEGVLELTSAGGALLLFRHGSRQALELAASAGSVPSLPDGLIPMEGTIFGEVVRSGRSRAWCRASGDEALFGAGEAEDEVQNALVVPLVAAGKTFGALAAINRRDGGSYAPTEVENLHLLARHAAPIEPMRQIGPLRRMLSDNSLIAEVGRAVTGTLGLDEVLGLVVRAAEMLVGARGVALGLITEDGEHLKLAATRGTLSSSQGQSVPIQGTLMGWSVATASPAISPCVSDDPRGFVHDIRHGPGVVLPLESRARIWGALMVTRAEGAPPPSDEDLDALRKLTGYASIAIDNAQLYREQTDLSRALRAQTEELKRAYSELRESQERLVVSEKMAALGRITAGIAHEINSPLGGILNCLQLANSYASEYQASIGDPEVTAEDHAAIAHDLLEAIRMAEAATRKVAQFVRTIKGQTRTGEETVHAAFGVAEEIDTVVTLLGHELRNRHVQVLTEVEPDLTLVGDRGKFSLILQNLISNAVDAYEGEAGDVWVRARNEAGSVVLEIDDKGCGIPEAIRPKIFDYLFTTKDVGKGTGLGLSIVHSIVTSHFHGDISVVSEPGVGTRFTVRFPPLTPDQK encoded by the coding sequence TTGCATGCCATCGAATCCTTCCGGGAGAGAATCGGCGACTGGTCCGACGGCTACGGCGTCGCCGCGGAAGCTACTGCCTTTCTGGCCGACCAGTTGGCCTCCCCGACGGTGCACATCTACCGCATCGAGCCGATCGCCAACGAGCTGGTCCTCCTCGGACGCTCCGGGAACGGGGAGCGTCGAGGCGAAGCCGTCGGGATGCGACGGCGAGCCGGAACCGGTGTGCTCGCGCGCGCCCTCGCGCAGAAGAGCACACAGAAGGTCCTGAACTCGTACGTGGAGGCCGATTTCGTCAGCAGCCTTCCCGGACAGACGCGATCGGAGGTGGCGGTGCCGGTAATCTCCGGGGAGGTGGTGGTGGGTCTCGTCCACCTTGTATACGAGGGCGGTGCACGACCGCAGGGCGAGGATGTCGATCTGGCGGAGATGGTGGCGGTCCAGCTCGTACCGGTGCTGGAAGGGGCCGGCGCCGATGCGGTGCGCGGCCGGGAGGGGATCATTACCTATGCTTCCCGGCTGGCGAGCCTGCTCGCGAGCAGCGAGGACCTTCCCACTGCACTGCAGCTGGTCGCGGAAGGAGTCCTGGAACTGACCTCCGCCGGCGGCGCCCTGCTCCTCTTCCGCCACGGCAGCCGCCAGGCGCTGGAGCTGGCGGCGTCGGCGGGATCGGTACCTTCCCTCCCCGACGGTCTGATCCCGATGGAGGGAACGATCTTCGGCGAGGTGGTGCGCTCCGGCCGCTCCCGCGCCTGGTGCCGCGCGAGCGGTGACGAGGCGCTCTTCGGGGCGGGAGAGGCGGAGGACGAGGTCCAGAATGCGCTGGTCGTGCCGCTGGTCGCCGCGGGCAAGACTTTCGGGGCGCTCGCCGCCATCAATCGACGCGACGGTGGCAGCTATGCTCCCACCGAAGTCGAAAACCTTCACCTGCTGGCGCGCCACGCCGCCCCCATCGAGCCGATGCGGCAGATCGGCCCCCTTCGGCGGATGCTCTCCGACAATTCGTTGATTGCCGAGGTGGGACGGGCGGTCACCGGCACACTCGGTCTGGACGAGGTCCTCGGGCTGGTGGTTCGCGCTGCCGAGATGCTGGTGGGCGCACGCGGAGTGGCGCTGGGTCTGATCACTGAAGACGGTGAGCACCTGAAGCTCGCCGCTACTAGAGGTACCCTGAGCTCCAGCCAGGGCCAGTCGGTTCCGATACAGGGCACGCTCATGGGGTGGAGCGTCGCCACGGCGTCTCCGGCGATCTCCCCCTGCGTCTCCGATGACCCGCGGGGCTTCGTCCACGACATCCGTCACGGGCCAGGCGTGGTGCTGCCGCTCGAGTCCCGAGCGCGCATCTGGGGTGCGCTCATGGTCACCCGCGCCGAGGGCGCTCCGCCCCCTTCGGACGAGGACCTGGACGCGCTAAGAAAGCTGACGGGCTACGCCTCGATCGCGATCGACAACGCCCAGCTCTATCGCGAGCAGACCGACCTCTCCCGCGCGCTGCGGGCGCAGACGGAGGAGCTGAAGCGAGCCTACTCCGAGCTGCGCGAGAGCCAGGAGCGGCTGGTCGTGTCCGAGAAGATGGCGGCGCTCGGTCGCATCACCGCTGGCATCGCCCACGAGATCAATTCGCCGCTGGGCGGCATCCTCAACTGCCTACAGCTCGCAAACTCGTACGCCAGCGAGTACCAGGCGTCCATCGGGGATCCCGAAGTTACCGCCGAGGATCACGCGGCCATCGCGCACGACTTGCTGGAGGCCATCCGCATGGCGGAAGCGGCCACGCGCAAGGTCGCACAGTTCGTGCGCACGATCAAAGGGCAGACCCGCACCGGCGAGGAGACCGTTCACGCCGCCTTCGGCGTGGCCGAAGAGATCGACACAGTGGTGACGCTGCTCGGCCACGAGCTTCGCAATCGCCACGTGCAGGTGCTGACCGAGGTCGAGCCGGACCTTACGCTGGTCGGCGACCGTGGCAAGTTCTCGTTGATTCTCCAGAACCTCATCAGCAACGCGGTCGACGCCTACGAGGGCGAAGCGGGCGACGTGTGGGTGCGAGCCCGTAATGAAGCCGGCTCGGTGGTCCTCGAGATCGATGACAAGGGTTGTGGCATCCCCGAGGCCATTCGGCCGAAGATCTTCGACTATCTGTTCACCACCAAGGACGTGGGCAAAGGGACGGGGCTCGGCCTGTCGATCGTGCACAGCATCGTCACCTCTCACTTCCACGGGGACATCTCGGTGGTCAGTGAACCCGGGGTGGGCACCCGGTTCACCGTGCGCTTTCCTCCCCTCACCCCGGATCAGAAGTAA